In Physeter macrocephalus isolate SW-GA unplaced genomic scaffold, ASM283717v5 random_359, whole genome shotgun sequence, the sequence GTTTGGAGTTCagggagcttctgggttggtgaacacgtccACGTGCCAGGAGGGTGGTGCACCCCAACttcatggggacagaagctcctgcgcTCGGGACCCTTCCGGACCTCACCCTATGTAtgtcttcatctggctgttcatctgtatcgtttattatataataaactcGTAAGCATGCgttaagtgtttccctgagttccgtgaactgttctagcaaattatcaaacctgaggagagGTCGTGGAAACCCCTTCTTTAGCCACTGAGTCAGAAGTACTAGGAGCAGCCTGGGACTTGCAGTTGGCGTCTGAAGTGGGGGCAACCCCACTTCAAGTGCGACTGAGCCCTGAACCTGTGGGATCTGGgatgtgaatattttttcctagtaAGTTTTTGACTTTGGCCACAAAGAAGTTTATTTTATGGAGTCGGATTTATCAGAGTTTCATCTTCTGGCTTTAGAGCCATACTTAGGAAGACTCTTCCTAAGAAAAGCTTAGAAAGGGATAATCCCATGGTTTCCTCAAGTAACTGTATGATTCCCTTTTTTCCTCTAAgtagcttgtgtgtgtgtgataaaatacacataacataaaacttaacaTCTTCACCGTTTTTAAGCTgccagttcagtggcattaagtacatgcacattgttgtgcaaccatcatcaccattcaTCCTCAGGTCCCTTTTCACCCTGCAAAATGgcaactctgtccccattaaacactaactcctcatccccctcccccatcccctggaaACCTCTAatctacattctgtctctatgactCTGATTAcgctagggacctcatataaatgcaatcataccatagttttccttttgtgaccattttctttcactcagcatatcTTCAGGTTTCATCCATAGTGTAGCAGGTGTCAgagtgtccttcctttttaaggctgaatagtatcccattgtatggatggaccacgtACATCTGAGGATGGACACGAGGgttgtttttaccttttggcaattgtgaatggTGCTGCGATGGACATGGTTGGATGAGTATCTGTTGGATTCCCTGCTATCAGTTCTTTTGGATacacacctaggagtggaattgctggctcatacagtaattctacacttagctttttgaggaatccCCAAAaacagcagctgcatcattttacattcccaccaacagtgcatttTGTTGGGTTGCATTTTCTctacacccttgccaacacttgttgttttctagtttttgttttgttttgttttgttttttaaattgtagccACCCAAACAAGTGTGAATGCACACACATCttttaacccagcaattctactttggGGAATTTAAACTCTTGCAAAACTTGCTTTTGTTAGTTCATGACATAACCTGGCCATCCTTCCATGTCGTGCATATAATTCTCACCCTCTTGTTGATAACTGTGCTATTTCCTAAGAAGGATGGACCTGGTGTTAACTACTGTTTCCTCATAGACATTTACACTGATTTCAATTTTTAGACATTGCCACACTGCAACAAATATACGCTTTACGGGACTACACCAAGAAATACAGTCCTTAAAACCTACTTCCAAAAACCCAGACTTCACTCCTTAGTTTTCTAAGCACCCCTGAAAGACTGGAGTCTGTGGGCTGTTTGCTTTCAGACCATGGTTATATGAGAGCTCCTGCACAGTCGGTAGGTCTCTGCAAACTCTTCCCCCAAATAATAGAGCTTTGGAGCCTGGACCCAAATTTCTGCTGAACATTTTGGCAAAGGGGATAGAGGTAGTTTCACGCTCATCTTTAATTCCAAACTGTGATTTCCCAGAGACCCTATGCCTGGGCGGTACTGAGCAGGCAGCAGGTGACCTCATCCGGTAAAAAATGAAAGACCAGCCAGCTACTCGGCTGCTGTTCCCTTGACCCACTCCCAGTTTCGTCTGATGTTCCACATTTCACTATGCAAAATTTAGGAGATGCACAACTATGAAGACTCACACAACAGACATCCACATACCCACCCCCCAAGCTTTTCCAAGACAGCTCAAGTCTCCAGCCCGCCCCTCCCCAGAGGCCAGAGACAGTGGCTGTCTGTCATGAATCACACCAGTGTTTAGTATGCCCTGACTCCCTGTATATCACCACAGAGATTTGGGTTTTGCTGGCttttagattttattgtttttgggggtttttttgcttttttaaaaaaattgaagtatagttgatttacaatgtttcaggtgtacatcaaagtgattcggttatatgtatatatcaatatctTATTTTCCGGGGCGTGACTGTAGCCGGTGTGGTGTCTTTGGTTTCCACGCCATTGATCCTTGTCACCAGGGAGGCGCCCATTGACACATATATGGGTCTGCTGAGCCCTCTCTGTCCTTCTACACGTGTTTTTGTCGATACCCTGTAATTTTCTAAAGTCAACCATGTCCTATGCAAACAGGgagttttatttctccttccctccgAGGAGGAGGCTTAGATGCCCAGGGGTGGGACAGGATGGACGGGGGCCGTGTCCTGTGGGGTCTCCAGGCCAGGGTGGCTGCTGTGCTGGGGCCAGGGTTCAAGGGTGGGAGcgggaggcaggagagggccgGCTGAGCAGGGTCCGGGCCCTGGGGGTGCCGCCCCTCGTCCCTGCCCCTGGGGAGTGAGGGCCTGGGCTGTCGCTGCCCGGCCCATCCCTGTGGGTCGGGGGCCGTGCAGGGGGAGGGCGGTGGGCGCAGAACAGGCTGAGGCCACAGTCATTTCCAATTCTGTCCTGTTTCCTGTCCTCTGGGGCCCCACCTGACACCCTGACTGCGGGGCAGAAGCTGACAGCGAGCGGTGGGTTCACGTCCCCGCTTCCCAGCCACCTCGACCGCCGGTCAGGGACTGGTCAGGGGCGCCTGGCACGGAGGGTCCACCCAGTCCCGCTGGCTTGGGCTCCGGCCCTTCCTGTCATGAGGACGGAAGGCAGGGGTGAAGGATGGGAAAGTCTGCTAATTCCTGCCCTTCTGGGCAGTCctggaacccgtgcccccgcCCCTCAGTCTGTACCCCCAGCCACTCCTAGACGGAGTTGGGGGGCAAATCTGGGGAGCACCCATCTGCTCCAGCTCCTCTGGGTGCGGAGGAGGAGCGggacacccccgcccccgcccccgggcacGCACAGGCCTCCTCGGGAGCCAGAGCTGGAGGGGGACACCTGCGCCAGGTGACGTGGTGGAACCAGGCCGACACACAGGGAGGCTGGTGTGGTGCCCACGCAGGGCCTTATTCACGTTGCTCTGCTTTAGTGGGGTCTTAGTTCTGAGAAGTTACAGACCCCCGAGGGCCCTCCTTGCAGGAACTGGACCACGTGCCCAGACTGCCGACCCCTCCCCACGGCCGGGGGGGGAGTCAGAGACCACACGGGGTGCCGCGCCCTGAGGACGTGCGCGACCTGAGTCGACGACATGGAGGAGCCCCAAGAAGATGTCGTGCCAGCTGTTTCGGGGCTTAGAGGAGCTGATTCGAAAGTTCACATGCAGAGTAACTAAGCGAGAACTGCTGGGAAACCCTGTAAAAGTGTGAAAGAGGGACCAGGCACACCAGCTACAAGACATAGGTAAAGGTTACACTAATGCTACCGTAATTACCAAAAGCCTTTCTAAGTCAGACAAAATCCTAGATTCCACTTTAAAAAGTGGCTGATTCAACCACATGAAAATCAAGTATCTGCATGGGGGAAAATCCCTAATCAAACTCAAAGAAACTATgaaactggggaaaatatttacagttcTAATGCCCTTAATGGGTGAGGAATTTCTACAAATCAATCTCTTACAAGGCAAAAATATGAGAAATGATAAGAAGGAAGAGTTCaccaaaaaaaggaaggaatgataAAATACGCTTGTTCACCTCGCTCCTAAGAGGTGTGCACACTGACACCAAATCGATGTCACCGTGTCCGTCTCACCTCAGCAGCGAGGTCACAGCTATGAGGGAAGGTCGAGGAATCTCAGAGGGTTCTGGTTGGGGGTCATCAGGTACCATGAACACACTGTTAAAGCTAAGAGCGCAGAGGTGACAGACAGCATCCTCTACAGGTGGGAAGAGCATAAGCTTGGAGCCCTCCGTTGGCCCTTGTGCATTTGCCAGATCAGAAAAACATGAGTGCCCATCAGTAAGGAACTTTAACAAAATCATGATGGAAAGCAGAGACAAGTACAACCgtatctaaatgtaaaactgtcATTCTGCAAAAGACacagttaagagaatgaaaaagctaCAGAGTGGAAAGAAAGATTTGCCAATCGTTTATCTCATGAAAGACTCGTGCAGAATAAGAACCAAAGTGCTGGCGAGGACGTGGAGCAACGGGAACTCTCGTCCGGCACCGGTGGGGATGCATATGGCGCAGCCACCGTGGGAGACAGCTTGACCGTTTCTTACAAAACCGCACACACCCTCACCACGTGctcagcaatcatgctccttcgGATTTACTCAAAGGACTTgaaaacacacacccacataAAACCTGCATGCAGTCTTCACTGCTTTGCTCATGATCGTTAACAACTGGAAACCACCAAGATGATCTTCAAAGAGGGAGTGGAAAAACCATGGAATTCCATGAAACGGACTACGATTCAGGGACACAAAGGAACCAACTATTGATTCACTCAAAGCATGGGTGAGTCTTAGACTtgttttgctaagtgaaagaatccagacccACGTATGACTCCATTCACAGGACGTTCTGGAAAAGGCGCAGCCCCAGGAGGATAAGGAGCAGTGGCTGCCGGGGCTGCGAGCCTGGGGGCTGACGCTGGAGCGCGGATGCGGAGGCCCCACCCTTGTGTGAAACCCACGGGCCGTGCATCCCAGAGACTGAGCTGTTCTGTGTGcagactgaaaaaataaagaaagtcaAAGCTCGTCACACGGTATACCTGGGATCTATGCGTTTCCTTGCATGTATGCTTTACCCCTGAAATATGTTTCACACTGAGGTGTCCTGAAGACTTCACTGCTTTTTTGCCTTATTTCTTAAACACACCTGTTTTGTCATGAGGGTTTGTCAGACATGAAACTAAGAGCATCAGCATGAAACAAGAACCCCCGTATCCCCTTCCCCAGGCAGCAAGTCCTGTTCCACGTGCTGGCAGCCTACTCCGTGTATGACACCGTGAGGATCCCCgcgcccaggccctgccccttccAGGGGGTTCTACGCGATGGTCAGGATGCAGGCGCACAGGGTCACAGAGATGATGTAGGGGGCTCCCCAATCTTAGGCTGAGACAGAAAGGCTGGGGTGCAGACTCCACTTTTCTGGACAGAAACAGCACCTAACTTCTGGGTTGATGAGACCCGCACTGGACGGGGCTGCTAGGTGCTCGCCGCGGCGGAAAGGTTTTGTAACAATTAGCTCGAGGCCTGACAAGCATTGCTGTTGTCATGAAACTTGAGTTTTGATCCTGAAGATGCCATGTTATTAATCAGAATCTTAGCAGGGATGAACGTTCCCAGTAACCCAGACTCCTGTGGGGCCCCAAGGGAGGTAGCCCCCACCCCATCTGCTCTTTCCAGAACATTTCCTCGAGGAACATCAGCTCTACGTCTGGGCTGCCAGCCTGCAGCCCAGGACAGCCCTCAGGATCGGCTGTTGCCATGGCGACGGAATTCCCTCCCAAACCTCCCAGTGAACCATGAGGCCACAGGCACGCGGCCCCCGAACATCAGCCCTCTGCCGGAAGGCTGGGTCCCTTCTCCTGCAGCGCCTGGCCGGGCCACCCCCAGGGCCGCACGACAGGCCTGGCCCTGCAACCCTGCTGAGGCCCCTGCCACCGGCTCTGCCCAGCCTGCTGAAGACAGCGCCGCCGGGCCCAGGACGCTCCTCCCGCCCGGTGGCACCCGCAGCCAGCGCCCCTCGCGGGCCAGTGACCAGCACGGCCACAGCAGAGCCGGGGCAGCACCCCAAGAGCTGCCCCAAGGCCGCGCGCGTGCCTCCAGCCCCCTGACGGCTGTGTCCCCAGAGAAGCTGGACACACAGGGGCCTCCAGAAGACAAGGTGACGGCGAGCACAGCGAGCCCGAGGCCCCGGGAAGCCAGCGACACGCCTGCTGCCTCACACTGGCCCTCCCGTGGCACGGTGCCCCCCATGCACGGCAAGGCCCCGACCCGGAAGGGCTCGGCCTGGCCTGCATTTGGGCCCTGGGAGGGCAGGCGCGCCATGAGCAACCCCCGGGCCAGTCCAGAATTCTGGCCCAAGGCCAGGCGGGCCCTCTCGGAGCCGCGTGTGGCCAGCTGGGGCCTGGACGTGCCCCACAAGGACACTTCGGTGACCTGAGGTGGCTCTGGGGGCCACAGGCCACCTCCACCGAGGGGGTGGCAGGGGCAGGTGGGCCGACCGCACCCCCATACACATAAGGAGGCAGGGCTGGCCCGATGCCAGAGCCCACGCAGCCACCTGGGCCCTGCGAGGCAGAGCAGGGGGCGCTCTGGACCCAACAGGCTACACCCTTGCTTTGCCAAAGTCAGTTACTGCCTTTCAGGGTCCCCAAAACTCAGGAGATACGACCCCACCCGGAGTCCAAATGAGCTCCCCGCCCCCAGAGCCCTTCCCTGTGAAAGCCTCCCTCTCAGGGGAAGGGACAGCCTTCgtctcagtttccccctctgctAAAGTTTCACGTGTTATGTGCTAGACTGGCCCATTCTTGCAGCACCCAGCGGTCTCTGCAGGACGCACCCGGGGCCCCCAGAGGCAGAGGGGCCGCCAGCTGGACGAAGCTGAGGTTCCCGCATGCCTCCTGGGGGGCCACACGCACAACAGCCTCCCGGGCTCAGCCGAACACCAGGGTCAAGCCCATCAGATACTTTACAGTGACTCAGCATGTGCCCACTGGGCCAGTACGGGGCTGAGGAGAGTGACAGCTGGGTGGCCAGTGGCATCAGTTCACGACAGTCTGTGCAAAGCGTCCCAGCAGACCCATGGTCCCTCTATCACCTACCTGGGCTGGCCGGGCTCCAGTGGCggcacttccttccttccctgcatcTTCCCTGCTTGTGCCTCTTCCTCGCCTGTCGCCTGTGCCTCAGTCAGGAGAGCAGGCACCTGCAGCTCAGGCAACCCAGGCCGCCCCCTGTCGGGGGGGCGGGCTCAGCTTGCTCGCCTTGTGCTGCCGGCTCTTGCGCACCAGGTGGTAGAAGGCATCCTCCACGCCCTAGGAAGAGGGGGCCGGTTCGTTGCGGGGGCCACTGCCTTGGCCTCAAGTGGAAACCCAGCCCCTTCCTCACCCCGCCCCGCAAACGGGGAGCTGGGCCCTGCCCGTCTTGATCCCCAGGGCCACCCGGTTGGGAGGCTTGTCCTCAGCAACTCCCCCACGGCCTCCTGGGGGGTTGGGCCGATTGGGACCTACTTGCTGCTCTGGGGGTACAGGGGCCGGGGCCCCAGGGTCACCGCTCCAGCCTGGTCAGGGCAGCTCTCTCCGGGGACCTCCACATTCCCCAGGAGCTGTGTCGGTCCAGACCCGGACGCTGGCCTCCCTCGCTGTCCTGACGTCTGGGGAGACTTACAGCATGAGGGGCTGCTGGGCAGTGGGGGTCCCGGAGGGTCCCAGAGGGTCCTGGAGCTGGAGCCAGAGCGGCTGCCCTGTGTCGAGGGACAGGGGGCAGTGAGAGCTGCTCCTGGGCAGGGCGGGGAGTAGCTCCGGCTCACCTGGCACTTCTTGGCCGAAGTCTCCATGTAGGGGACGCCACAGCTGCGGGCCAGGTCCTGGGCCTGTCGACACTCCATGGTACACGTGGCCAGGTCACACTTGTTCCCCACCAGCACCCTGGGCATGTCATCCGATTCCTTCAACCACTCAATCTGCTCCCTGAAAGGGGGAAGGCGTGAGCCAGCCGGTGGGCTCGGCTGCACCCAGGACACGCAGAAAGCGGACGGGAGGCCCCTGAGGGTTGCCGGGCAGCTCACCTGTACTGGCGGATGTCCTCGAAGGATCTGGTCCTTGAAGGACTTGGCGTCGTTGACGGCAGACAAAGGAAGCCCTCCCGGGTGCGCATGTACTGGGCCTGCATGGCGCTGTACTCCTCCCGGCCCACCGTGTCCAGGATGCCTGGCAGGCACATCTCCCCATCGATGACCACTTGCTTCCAGTGGGAGCCCTGGGGAGGACGCTGCTTAGAGACAGCCGGCCCTCCAGGGATGGGGCCCTCCCTCACTCCTCTCGTGCCCCCCAGGACCAATGACAAGGAAACCCCTCCTGCAGTGTGGATAAGAGACAAGCCCGTGTCAGGAGCTGGGCTGTGGATGGGAGCCAGGCCGGCTCACCTCTATGGTGGGAAGGTACTCGTCCACAAAGTGGTTCTGGACGAGCTGGATGGTCAGGGCACTCTTTCTCATGCCTCTGGCACCCACCACGACCTTATACTCCGTCATCAGTCCTCAAGGGACCGTAGCACAAGGCACTGCAGTGGTCTCCTGTCCCGCCTGCCAAGGAAGCCTCACGCAGCCCGGCCAGACCATGCAGGGCACGCCCGCTGAGCTCCCTGGGCCAGCCTGCCCAGGCCCGGCCTGCCCTCTGTGCCCAGACACCTAGGTAACAGGGGCCCCAGACAGAAGGGTGGCCCAGACGCTCACCTGTGGCACCTCCAGCCCagaggtgggggggcggggtcCTACCTCCAGCTGCACTTAATGACTGTGTGAGAGAAGCAGGGAGCCGGCCCCCCAAACACAGGGTGGACAGCTGAGAGCATCTCCCAAGCAAGCACCTGAATTAGAAGCTGCTGGGTAGGCAAAAGGCCTGAACTGGAGGTGCCGTGGGCTGAGGGTACCAGTGCCCCCACGAGAACAGGCCTTGCCACGGTGGAGGGCACAGCAGCGTGCTGGGACTGGCAAGTGGCAGCCAACAAGTAGctccagcccccccccccacctagCATGCTGGTGCATTTGACAAGTATTCACCGAGAGCCTACCGCATGCCAGGTGCTGCTCCAGGCACAGGGTGACAGGCAGACTGAAAGAACCCCTGCCCTGGCAGGATGGGGCTCTGCTCCAAGAAAAAGACCTACATAAAGGGGAAATAAAGGGAAACCCGCGAGGGCCCAATGCCAGAAGTTTGGAAAACATAAGGCAGGTGAGGAGGTGGGCAGGCGGGGGCCAGAGCTCCAGGAAGCAGAAGCTGATCACAGGAAAAGACTCAAAGGAGGTGTGGGAAAGGGGAAAGGTAAGAAAGGAAAAGGGCCTGGGGCCAACGCTTCTAG encodes:
- the LOC102993759 gene encoding GTPase HRas-like, which translates into the protein MCLPGILDTVGREEYSAMQAQYMRTREGFLCLPSTTPSPSRTRSFEDIRQYREQIEWLKESDDMPRVLVGNKCDLATCTMECRQAQDLARSCGVPYMETSAKKCQGVEDAFYHLVRKSRQHKASKLSPPPRQGAAWVA